One window of Triticum dicoccoides isolate Atlit2015 ecotype Zavitan chromosome 5A, WEW_v2.0, whole genome shotgun sequence genomic DNA carries:
- the LOC119298926 gene encoding probable ribosome biogenesis protein RLP24: MRLEKCWFCSSTVYPGHGIQFVRNDAKIFRFCRSKCHKNFKMKRNPRKVKWTKAYRRLRGKDMTQDATFEFERKRNRPERYDRNVTEQTLKAIPLITKIRHERQKKHITERQKAGKSMVRKSDAKELDQDIGMVPKKETENYVAKQKVLVSQLKTEENLMEE; encoded by the exons ATGAGGTTGGAGAAGTGCTGGTTCTGCTCCTCCACCGTCTACCCCGGCCACGGCATCCAGTTCGTCCGCAACGACGCCAAG ATCTTTCGGTTCTGCCGATCAAAATGCCACAAGAACTTCAAGATGAAGAGGAACCCTCGCAAGGTTAAGTGGACCAAGGCGTACAGGCGCCTGCGTGGAAAGGACATGACACAG GATGCCACGTTTGAGTTCGAGAGGAAGAGGAACAGGCCGGAGCGCTACGACCGTAACGTCACTGAGCAGACTCTGAAGGCCATCCCGCTTATCACGAAGATCAGACATGAACGGCAGAAGAAACACATTACAGAGAG ACAGAAGGCTGGTAAGAGCATGGTGCGAAAGAGCGACGCCAAGGAGCTGGATCAGGATATcggcatggttcccaagaaggagacCGAGAACTATGTAGCCAAGCAGAAGGTTCTAGTTTCTCAGCTGAAGACCGAAGAGAATCTTATGGAAGAGTAA
- the LOC119298925 gene encoding 50S ribosomal protein HLP, mitochondrial-like, with amino-acid sequence MAAFLRSKCSSVGRTLMGSVGNNLYGGINSSAETVTRPSHCDAISQQIRTFIQMRTNLKVVDNSGAKRVMCIQSLRGKKGARLGDMIIGSVKEAQPRGKVKKGDVVYGVVVRAAMKKGRSDGSEVQFDDNAIVIVNNKGELIGTRVFGPVPHELRKKKHLKILALAEHIV; translated from the exons ATGGCGGCGTTCCTGAGGTCAAAGTGCTCGTCAG TTGGGCGTACGTTGATGGGAAGCGTTGGAAACAATCTGTATGGGGGTATCAATTCGTCTGCTGAAACAGTGACAAGACCATCTCACTGTGACGCTATCAGCCAG CAAATCAGGACATTCATCCAGATGAGAACCAACCTCAAGGTGGTAGACAACTCTGGAGCCAAGAGGGTCATGTGCATACAGTCCTTGAGGGGGAAGAAAGGAGCTAGGCTTGGGGACATGATAATTGGTTCTGTGAAGGAAGCGCAACCTCGCGGCAAGGTCAAGAAAGGTGATGTGGTCTACGGTGTGGTTGTCCGTGCCGCTATGAAGAAAGGACGCAGTGACGGCAGCGAGGTCCAGTTTGATGACAACGCTATCGTCATCGTGAACAACAAAGGCGAGCTGATTGGCACTCGCGTCTTCGGTCCTGTTCCTCATGAGCTCAGGAAGAAGAAGCATCTCAAGATCTTGGCGTTGGCTGAACACATAGTTTGA